The following nucleotide sequence is from Barnesiella viscericola DSM 18177.
GGAATTGATTCAGGCATTGGCTCGAATTCCTAATTTGCCACTTGAGGTTATTTTGTACTCTCAGAACATGAAGGGAATAGGAGGACGTAATACGGGATTACCGTTTAAAAATTATCATCTTTATTTGCCTCATCGGGAGAACATAAATCGTCTATTAGCTCGATTCCCCGTAAAAGAGTGGTGGACGGGATATGATTTAATGCATATCACGCATAACTTTGAATATGTATATCGGCCGGATAAATGTGTGGTTACATTGCACGATGCCTTATTCATGAAGATTCGGGAGTCGGCTTTTGCCCATGAGAAGATGCGACAGATTGTTCCACCATTTATGCACCAGTGCAAGCACATTATTACCTGTTCTGAGGCATCTAAACGAGATATTGTTGAGACCATGAACGTTGCTCCTGAGAAAATTACGGTGATTTATTGGGGGGTGAAGCATGATATATTTTATCCGCAACTTGATAAGGTTGAGGTATGGAGGAGGATAGGGAGCAAGTTGGGCTTACATAATCCCTATTTTTTAAGTGTCTCTTGCAATGCCGAACGAAAACGTACCGATGTCTTGGTCAGAAGTTATATGGCTTTGTTGAAGTCTCAATCGGTTCAGTATGATTTAGTATTGGTGTGGGGGAATCCTCCCCAAACGTTATTGGAGGAGATTCATGCTAATGGATTTGACTCGCGAATTCATTTTCTAAAAAACATATCAGATGAGGATTTGGCCTTGTTGTATAATGGAGCCAAAGCGATGATTTTCCCGTCGTCGTATGAAGGGTTTGGATTGCCGCTTTTGGAGTCAATGGCTTGTGGAACTCCTGTCGTTACTTGTAAAAACAGCTCCCTTGACGAAATAGCTGGCGAGGCTGCTATTTATTTGGAAGAACCCATTTCGAATAGTTTGTTAGATATTATGATGCATTTTGAGCAACATGAATTAGAGCTGAACTCTATGATAGAAAAAGGCCTGAAGAGAGCCGCTTTGTTTAATTGGGAAAAAACAGCAGAAGAGACAGTTCAAGTTTATTCTAAATTACTAAATTTATCATGACAATACCTTGCTCTTAATGAGAAAATTAAGTAGTTATGAAAATAGTCTATTGTATTAAATCATTGCATCCTTCTGGTGGAACGGAACGGGTATTGACTACTAAGATGAATTTCTTGGCTGAACATACCGAGTGTTCTGTATATGTAATTTTGCAAGATGAGCAAGGAGCGCCTTTTTTTCAGCTATCACCAAAGGTCCATAGAATTTCTTTGAGGGTAAAGGGTAAGCGAGATTATCGAATTGCTTTGGAGCAAACTCTCATTTCTCTCCGGCCCGATGTGACTGTATGTGTAGGCGGTCAGGAGCTTAGTTTTATCAATGATCTGAAAGATGGTAGTAAGAAAGTTCTGGAATTCCACTATACGAAGAATTTTTTGGTGAATTTTGTAAAGGGAATCCGGAGGATACCGTTTAAATCATTACATCTATTAAAAGTATGGCTCATACAAAAACGATTGGCTCACTATGTAAAGAAGTTTGATTTAGTGGTAGGCTTGACTGCTCGTGATGTTCAGTTATGGGGTAGTCCGGTAAATATGACTTATGTGTATAATCCGCTCTCCTTTCGTTCAAGTGTGAAATCGACAACTCAAAACAAAGAGATTATATCAGTGGGTAGTTTTACCCCGGCAAAGGGTATGG
It contains:
- a CDS encoding glycosyltransferase family 4 protein, with the protein product MKIVYCIKSLHPSGGTERVLTTKMNFLAEHTECSVYVILQDEQGAPFFQLSPKVHRISLRVKGKRDYRIALEQTLISLRPDVTVCVGGQELSFINDLKDGSKKVLEFHYTKNFLVNFVKGIRRIPFKSLHLLKVWLIQKRLAHYVKKFDLVVGLTARDVQLWGSPVNMTYVYNPLSFRSSVKSTTQNKEIISVGSFTPAKGMDLLVEAFGRIALRYPDWRLSIYGSGQDYNLLKELIAQYHIESQVSLYEPVRNIGDKMVESSIYAFPSRSDGFGLVLTEAMECGLPCVAFDCECGPREILSPDTGILVPPQDINGFAHALARLMDSDSLRKNMGERAAEEVSRFYPENIMPRWLELFNKLVKNSL
- a CDS encoding glycosyltransferase family 4 protein, which translates into the protein MKRLLIDANPIVPYYVTGRVTGIGRTTLELIQALARIPNLPLEVILYSQNMKGIGGRNTGLPFKNYHLYLPHRENINRLLARFPVKEWWTGYDLMHITHNFEYVYRPDKCVVTLHDALFMKIRESAFAHEKMRQIVPPFMHQCKHIITCSEASKRDIVETMNVAPEKITVIYWGVKHDIFYPQLDKVEVWRRIGSKLGLHNPYFLSVSCNAERKRTDVLVRSYMALLKSQSVQYDLVLVWGNPPQTLLEEIHANGFDSRIHFLKNISDEDLALLYNGAKAMIFPSSYEGFGLPLLESMACGTPVVTCKNSSLDEIAGEAAIYLEEPISNSLLDIMMHFEQHELELNSMIEKGLKRAALFNWEKTAEETVQVYSKLLNLS